The segment GACATCGAGGTGAAGAACACCGAGATCGAGGAGGCGCGGCAGGTCCTGGAGGAGCGTGCCGAGCAGCTCGCGGTCTCGATGCGCTACAAGTCGGAGTTCCTGGCGAACATGTCGCACGAGCTGCGCACACCGCTCAACTCCCTGCTGATTCTGGCCAAATTGCTGGCCGATAACGCCGAGGGGAATCTCTCCCCGAAGCAGGTCGAATTCGCCGAAACCATCCATGGCGCCGGTTCCGACCTGCTCCAGCTGATCAACGACATTCTCGACCTGTCCAAGGTCGAGGCCGGCAAGATGGACGTCAGCCCGACGCGGATCGCGCTGGTCCAGCTCGTCGACTACGTGGAGGCCACGTTCCGGCCGCTGACCGCGGAGAAGGGACTCGACTTCTCCGTACGGGTCTCCCCGGAGCTGCCGGCGACACTGCACACCGACGAGCAGCGGCTGCTCCAAGTGCTGCGCAATCTGCTGTCCAACGCGGTGAAGTTCACCGACAGCGGCGCCGTCGAGCTGGTGATCCGGCCGGCCGGCGCGGATGTCCCGGTGGCCATCCGGGAGCAGCTGCTGGAGCACGGTTCCCTGCGCGACCCGGACGCGGACATGATCGCCTTCTCGGTGACCGACACCGGGATCGGCATCGCCTCCAGCAAGATGCGGGTCATCTTCGAGGCGTTCAAGCAGGCGGACGGCACGACCAGCCGCAAGTACGGCGGCACGGGTCTGGGCCTGTCCATCAGCCGGGAGATCGCCCGGCTGCTGGGCGGCGAGATCCACGCCGCGAGTGAGCCGAACCGCGGCTCCACGTTCACCCTCTACCTGCCGCACAACCCGGGCGGGCTGCCGCCGCAGGGCTACCCGCAGCTGGTGGCCGGCGGCATCGCGATGGACGCGGAGGCGCGCGAGACGGAGGTCGGGCAGCAGGAGGCCGAGGAGCAGCCGGAGCACGAGCAGGGCTCCAGCCTCAACCGGCGCCGCCGCCGGGCGATTCAGGGCACCCCGCGGCGCTTCGAGCTCTCCGGGCGGCAGCCGTCCCCGGCGCCGCAGCAGGCGCCCCCGGCGCCGCCGCAGCCGGCTCCCCAGCAGCCCGCGGAGGAGCCCTGGCTCGGCAACGGCCAGGATCTGGTGGACCCGGCTTTCGAGGGCGGCTTCCACGGTGAGAAGGTGCTGATCGTGGATGACGACATCCGCAACGTCTTCGCCCTCACCAGCGTCCTGGAACAGCACGGGCTGTCGGTGCTCTACGCGGAGAACGGGCGCGAGGGGATCGAGGTCCTGGAGCAGCACGACGACATCGTGCTGGTCCTGATGGACATCATGATGCCGGAGATGGACGGCTATGCGACCACGGCGGCGATCCGCCGGATGCCGCAGTTCGCCGGACTGCCCATCATCGCGCTGACCGCGAAGGCGATGAAGGGCGACCGGGAGAAGAGCATCGACTCCGGAGCCTCCGACTACGTGACCAAGCCGGTGGATACCGATCATCTGTTGTCGGTCATGGAGCAATGGATGCGGGCGGAGTGACGGAGCGTCCAGTATGGAGGGGAAAGGGGATCATCGCGTGCTGACTCAGTGTTGCCGCGGACGTGTGGAGGCGTGGGATTCGGGGAACCTTCTGGTCCCTGTCTGCGTTTCTGCAACGTGCACAGTGACATCGCGGTGACAGGGTGTGGCGACAGGCGGGGTGCAGCTACCATGACCGGCACAAGGACGGGCGGCATGACGGAGTCGTCCCCTGGGGCGGCGTCCGGTTCGATGCCGGGGCGAGGAGGACGGGCCATGGTGCAGAAGGCCAAGATCCTCCTGGTCGATGACCGGCCGGAGAATCTGCTGGCGCTGGAGGCGATCCTCTCTGCGCTCGATCAGACACTGGTGCGGGCATCGTCCGGGGAGGAAGCGCTCAAAGCACTGCTCACGGACGATTTCGCGGTGATTCTGCTCGATGTGCAGATGCCGGGGATGGACGGATTCGAGACCGCCGCGCACATCAAGCGGCGCGAGCGGACCCGGGACATCCCGATCATCTTCCTCACGGCCATCAACCACGGCCCGCATCACACCTTCCGCGGGTACGCGGCCGGCGCGGTGGACTACATCTCCAAGCCGTTCGACCCGTGGGTGCTGCGCGCCAAGGTCTCGGTGTTCGTCGAGCTGTACATGAAGAACTGCCAACTGCGGGAGCAGGCTTCCCTGCTGAGGCTTCAGCTGGAGGGCGGACGGACGAGCGCCGACGAGGCGCGGGAGTCCGCGGGGCTGCTCGCCGAGCTCTCCGCGCGGCTGGCCGCGGTCGAGGAGCAGGCCGAGGCGCTGTCCAAGCAGCTGGACGAGACGGCGGACGCGGCGACGGTCGCCACCGCGGCGCATCTGGAGCGCAAACTGACCGGACTGCGCAGGGCGCTGGACGCCCTGGAGCCGGGGTCGGGAAGCGTCGCGGGGTAACTGACACCCCTTCATGAGACGGGCGCGCGACACGTTCGGGTGAAGCGCCGTGCGCTCGTGTCATGCCTGCGTTCGCCTGTAATCTCGTCGCCATGGCCTCACGTACGTCCGGCAAGGGAACCCAGAGCACGGCGGGCCCCTCGAAGCAGCGCGCCGGACGGACCGCGGGCGGCGCCGCCAAGAAGACCGCCGCGAAGAAAACACCCGCGAAGCCGCCGGCCAAGAAGGCGGCCGCGAAGAGGGCACCGGCCAAGAAGACCGCCGCCAAGAAGGCCGCGCCCAAACCGGCGCCGTCACCCACCGGCGGGGTCTACCGTCTCGCCCGCGCCTGCTGGCTCGGGCTCGCGCACGGCATCGGGGCGATGTTCCGCGGTGTGGGCCGCGGCGCGAAGAACCTCGATCCGGCGCACCGCAAGGACGGACTGGCGCTGCTGCTGCTCGGGCTGTCGCTGGTGATCGCGGCCGGCACCTGGTCGAACCTCAGCGGCCCGGTCGGCGACCTCGTCGAGCTGCTGGTGACCGGCGCCTTCGGCCGGCTCGATCTGGTCGTACCGATACTGCTGGGCGGCATCGCCGTACGCCTCATCCGGCACCCCGAGCAGCCGGAGGCCAACGGCCGGATCGTGATCGGGCTGTCCGCGCTGGTGGTCGGCGTCCTCGGGCAGGTCGCGATGGCCTGCGGCTCGCCGGGCCGGGACAACGGCCTGGCCGCCATACAGGACGCCGGCGGCTACCTCGGGTGGGTCGCGTCCAAGCCGCTGATCTTCACCGTCGGACAGACCCTGGCGGTGGCGCTGCTGGCGCTGCTGACCCTCTTCGGGCTGCTGGTGGTCACCGCGACGCCGGTGAACGCCATCCCGCAGCGGCTGCGGGCGCTCGGCATCAAGCTGGGCGTGGTGCATCCCGAGGTGGAGTACGACGAGGTCGAGGACTACGCGGAGGAGTGGCGCGAGCAGCCCGTACGCAAGCCGCGCCGCAGCGCCGCCGCACCGGCCGCGCAGGACCCGGACGCGATAGAGGAAGCGGCGCTGGCCAAGCGGCGCCGGCCGCGCCGGGCCTCCGCACAGTCCGACCCGGACCGGCCGATGGACGCGGTGGACGTCGCCGCCGCGGCCGCCGCCGCGCTGGACGGCGCGGTGCTGCACGGCGTCCAGCCGTCACCGCTCGTCGCCGGCCTCAGCAGCAGCATCTCCGGGGAGCGGCGCGGCCGCGACGGTGAGGACACCGCGGGGGAGAGCGGCACGGTGCCGCCGGCCCGCGGCGCGGAGCCGGAGCCGTCCACGAACGAGCGCACCCCGGCCGTGCCGGACTTCACCAAGGCCGCGCCCGAGCCCTCGGGTGAGCTGCCGGCCCGCGCCGAGCAGCTCCAGCTGTCCGGCGACATCACCTACTCGCTGCCCTCCCTGGACCTGCTCTCCCGGGGCGGTCCAGGAAAGACCCGCAGCGCCGCGAACGACGCCATAGTGACCGCGCTGACCACGGTCTTCCAGGAGTTCAAGGTCGATGCCGCGGTCACCGGCTTCACCCGCGGCCCGACGGTCACCCGCTACGAGGTCGAGCTCGGCCCGGCGGTCAAGGTCGAGAAGATCACCGCCCTGGCCAAGAACATCGCCTACGCGGTGGCCAGCCCCGACGTCCGCATCATCAGCCCGATCCCCGGCAAGTCCGCGGTCGGCATCGAGATCCCCAACACGGACCGCGAGATGGTCAACCTCGGCGATGTGCTGCGGCTGGCTGACGCGGCGGGCGATGACCATCCGATGCTGGTGGCGCTCGGCAAGGACGTCGAGGGCGGCTACGTCATGGCCAACATGGCGAAGATGCCGCACGTCCTGGTGGCCGGTGCCACCGGCTCCGGCAAGTCCTCCTGCATCAACTGCCTGATCACCTCGGTGATGGTCCGGGCCACGCCGGAGGACGTCCGGATGGTGCTGGTCGACCCCAAGCGCGTCGAGCTGACCGCGTACGAGGGCATCCCGCATCTGATCACGCCGATCATCACCAACCCCAAGCGCGCCGCCGAGGCGCTCCAGTGGGTGGTGCGCGAGATGGACTTGCGCTACGACGATCTCGCCGCCTACGGCTTCCGGCACATCGACGACTTCAACGAGGCGGTCCGCAGCGGCAAGGTCAGCTCTCCCGAGGGCAGCGAGCGCGAGCTGGCGCCGTACCCGTATCTGCTGGTCATCGTGGACGAGCTGGCGGACCTGATGATGGTCGCGCCGCGGGACGTGGAGGACTCGATCGTCCGCATCACCCAGCTCGCCCGCGCGGCAGGCATCCACCTGGTGCTCGCCACCCAGCGCCCGTCCGTCGATGTGGTCACCGGCCTGATCAAGGCCAATGTGCCCTCCCGGCTCGCGTTCGCCACCTCCTCGCTCGCCGACAGCCGGGTCATCCTCGACCAGCCGGGCGCCGAGAAGCTGATCGGCAAGGGCGACGGGCTGTTCCTGCCGATGGGCGCCAACAAGCCGGTGCGCATGCAGGGCGCCTTCGTGACCGAGGAGGAGGTCGCGGCCGTCGTCCAGCACTGCAAGGACCAGATGGCGCCCGTCTTCCGCGACGACGTCACCGTCGGCACGGCGAAGAAGAAGGAGATCGACGAGGACATCGGCGATGACCTCGATCTGCTGTGTCAGGCCGCTGAGCTGGTGGTTTCCACCCAGTTCGGGTCGACGTCGATGCTTCAGCGCAAGCTGCGGGTGGGCTTTGCCAAGGCCGGCCGGCTGATGGACCTGATGGAGTCGCGGAACATCGTCGGGCCGAGCGAGGGTTCCAAGGCTCGTGACGTTCTTGTGAAGCCTGATGAACTGGACGGAGTGCTGGCGGTGATCCGGGGGGAGGCTACCGAGTAGCACAGACATCCGGGTCACTCGTAGGAAAGAAGAAAGCAACCGTTTCTGCTGCCGAGACGTCAAGTTGAGGGAGATGAGGGAACGATGCCGCACCATCCAGCCCGAGGGCACCGCCGACGGCGTTCCGATGGCGTACAAAGTCCGCTCTCCCGCTTGCCCGACCCTTTCGCTCCACCCCTAGACTGAACTTCCAGCAGGTGGCTACACGCTCGAAAGGCGCCTCCGTGTCCATCGGCAACTCCCCCGAAGCAGACCGGCCTTCCGTCGGTGCTGCCCTCCAGAAGGCCCGTATCGGAGCGGGACTGACCGTCGAAGAGGTCAGTACGACGACACGGGTGCGCATCCCTCTCGTGCACGCGATCGAGCAGGACGACTTCTCCCGCTGCGGCGGCGACGTCTACGCCCGGGGGCACATCCGGGCGCTCGCCCGTGCCGTATCCCTCGATTCCCGACCCCTGATCGACCAGTTCGACGCCGAGCACGGCGGCCGGCCCGCGCCGACCCCCGCCGCACCGCTCTACGAAGCCGAACGGATCCGCTCCGAGCCGCGCCGCCCCAATTGGACCGCGGCGATGGTCGCGGCGATCGTCGCCGTGGTCGGATTCGCGGGCTTCACGCTCTTCACGGGCGGCGACAAGAGCGACGGCGGCTCGGTCGCGGCCGGTGACGCCCATGCGAAGCCGGCGCCGGCGCCCACCCGCCACCCCTCCACCATCCGGCCGACCCTCAAGCCCGAGCCCTCCGACAGCGCCGTCGCCGGCCTGCCGAAGGACAAGGTCACGATCAAGGTGACCGCCCGCGACGGCCAAAGCTGGATCTCCGCCAAGGACGCCAGCGGCAAACTCCTGGAAGACGGTCTGCTCAAGCAGGGCGAATCCAAGACCATCACCGACAAGAAGCGGATCGACCTGGTCCTCGGTAACGCCGGAGCCGTGCAGCTGTACGTCAACGGCAAGGAGGTCAAGCAGGTCGGCGAGAAGGGCACCGTGGAGCGGCTCAGCTACACGCCGGGGGACCCCCAGGCGGGCTGAGTGCCCTGGTCGGGGGGCGTCCGCCGCCCGGCCCCGGGCCCCGGGACCGGCGGCGGAGACCTGCTCGCCAAGGGGGTGGCCGGGACAAAGTAGGCTGAGCCCTATGCCCGAACGCCGTACCGTCGCCCTTGTCACTCTTGGCTGCGCCCGTAACGAGGTGGACTCGGAGGAGCTCGCAGGCCGCCTGGCAGCGGACGGCTGGGAGCTCGTCGAGGAAGCCGCCGATGCCGATGTCGCCGTCGTCAACACCTGTGGTTTCGTCGAGGCCGCCAAGAAGGACTCCGTTGATGCCCTGCTGGAAGCCAACGACCTGAAGGATCATGGCAGAACCCAGGCCGTGGTGGCCGTCGGCTGCATGGCCGAGCGCTACGGCAAGGAACTCGCCGAGGCGCTGCCCGAGGCGGACGGAGTGCTCGGCTTCGACGACTACAGCGATATCTCCGGCCGGCTCCAGACCATCCTGAGCGGCGGAAACGTCGAGGCCCACACCCCGCGCGACCGCCGCAAGCTGCTGCCGATCAGCCCGGCCGAGCGCCAGGGCTCCACCGCGGTCGCGCTGCCCGGCCACGCCCAGACCGGTGCCGACGAGCCGGCCGCCCCGCCCGAGGACCTGCCGGAGGGCATCGCGCCGGCCTCCGGACCGCGGGCCCCGCTGCGCCGCCGGCTCGGCACCAGCCCGGTCGCCTCCGTGAAGCTGGCCTCCGGCTGCGACCGGCGCTGCTCGTTCTGCGCCATCCCGTCCTTCCGCGGCTCCTTCATCTCCCGCCGGCCCTCCGATGTGCTCGGGGAGACGCGCTGGCTGGCCGGGGAGGGCGTCAAGGAGATCATGCTGGTCTCCGAGAACAACACCTCCTACGGCAAGGACCTCGGCGACATCCGCCTGCTGGAGACGCTGCTGCCGGAGCTGGCTGCCGTCGACGGCATCGAGCGGATCCGCGTCAGCTACCTCCAGCCGGCCGAGATGCGACCGGGGCTGATCGATGTGCTGACCGGTACCGACAAGGTCGCGCCGTACTTCGATCTGTCCTTCCAGCACTCGGCGCCCGGTGTGCTGCGGGCGATGCGGCGCTTCGGCGGCACCGACAGCTTCCTGGAGCTGCTGGAGACGATCCGGACGAAGGCGCCGCAGGCCGGAGCCCGCTCCAACTTCATCGTCGGCTTCCCCGGCGAGAGCGAGAGCGACCTGGCGGAGCTGGAGCGCTTCATCACCGAGGCCCGGCTCGATGCCATCGGCGTCTTCGGCTACTCCGACGAGGACGGCACCGAGGCCGCCTCGTACGAGGACAAGGTCGCCCCGGACGTGGTCGCCGAGCGGCTGGCGCGGGTCTCCCGGCTGGCCGAGGAGCTGACCGCGCAGCGCGCCGAGGAGCGGATCGGCGAGACGCTGCGGGTGCTGGTCGACCGGACCGACGACGAGGACGGTGTCGTCGGGCGGGCCGCGCACCAGGCCCCGGAGACCGATGGCGTCACCCTGCTGTCGACCGACCGGGAACTGGAGCCCGGTCGTATGGTCGAAGCAAAGGTGGTGGCGAGCGAGGGCGTGGACCTCGTCGCGGAGGTGCTGTCGGTGGAGGGCACGGGGTGTACCGAGGAGGCGGGCAGATGACCGGAGTCCCGGCATCCGCAGCGGGTGGCCCGCGCACGGCGCCGGTCGTCCGGCAGGCCGGGCTGTGGAACATCGCCAACGTCCTGACGATGCTGCGGCTGGTGCTGGTCCCGGCCTTCGTGCTGCTGCTGATGCACGACGACGGTACGGATCCGGTCTGGCGCGTCTTCGCCTGGGCCGCGTTCGCCGTCGCCATGATCACCGACGTGTTCGACGGGCATCTGGCGCGGGCGTACAACCTGGTCACCGACTTCGGCAAGATCGCCGACCCGATCGCGGACAAGGCGATCATGGGTGCCGCGCTGATCTGTCTGTCGGTGCTGGGTGATCTGCCCTGGTGGGTGACCGGCGTGATCCTCTTCCGGGAGCTCGGCATCACACTGATGCGGTTCTGGGTGATCAAGCACGGTGTCATTCCGGCCAGTCGTGGCGGCAAAATCAAGACATTGGCGCAGGGCACCGCGGTCGGGATGTACGTCCTGGTGCTGACCGGTCCGCTGGCCACCTTCCGCTGGTGGGTGATGGCGGTGGCGGTGGCGCTGACCGTCGTCACCGGGCTCGACTACGTCCGGCAGGCCGTGGTGCTGCGCCGGGCCGGGCTGGCCCGGGAGCGGGCCGTGCGCGCCGAGCGGGACGCGGCCCGGTGAGCGGGCCGGGTTCTGCCGCCGCCGGGGCGCTGGAGATGCTCGCCGGGCGGGGACAGAGCCTGGCTGTGGCCGAATCACTGACCGGCGGCCTGGTGGCGGGCGCGCTGACCGCCGTCCCGGGGGCCTCGCGGGTGGTCCGGGGCTCGGTCACCGCGTATGCGACCGAGGTCAAGCGCGAGGTGCTGGGCGTGGACGGCACTCTGCTGGCCGCGCGCGGTGCCGTGGACGGCGAGGTCGCCCGGCAGATGGCGAGCGGTGCGCGGCGGGTGCTGGGCGCCGACTGGGGCCTGGCCACCACGGGTGTGGCCGGCCCCGATCCGCAGGACGGGCATCCGGTGGGCACCGTTTTCGTGGCGGTGCAGGGACCGGACGGTGCCGGAGCGGTGCGCCGGCTGTCGCTGGCGGGGGATCGTGACCGGATTCGCCAGGACACCATTCGCGCCGTGCTCGCACTGTTGTTGAGCGAACTGACAGAAAATATGCGGGCACAGGATACGGAACAACACGGGGGGAATGGATGTTTGCAGCCCTGAGTGAACACGTACTTGCGCCCGGCACTGGTACCGCCCGAGGCGGTACGGTGGGGCGAGAAGGATCCGGATCCGAGGTCCGAGGAGGGAGCCAGCGATGATTCTGCTTCGTCGCCTGCTGGGTGACGTGCTGCGCCGACAGCGTCAGCGCCAGGGCCGAACCCTGCGCGAGGTCTCTTCCTCCGCCCGGGTATCGCTCGGCTATTTGTCCGAGGTGGAGAGGGGGCAGAAGGAGGCCTCCTCCGAGCTGCTCTCGTCGATCTGTGACGCGCTGGATGTGCGCATGTCCGAGCTCATGCGGGAGGTCAGCGACGAGCTTGCGCTCGCCGAGCTGGCAGCGTCCGCGGCCGCGAGCGACACGGTGCCCGCGCCGGTGCGGCCGAAGCTCAATTCGGTGTCCGTCACGTCCCTGGCCGGTGTGCCGGAGGACCGCGTGACCATCAAGTCCCCGGCCGACGTCGTGGATGTCGTCGCGGCCTGACACCCCTGTTCGTACGCATCGAAGCCCTGGTAGGCGCAGCCTGCCGGGGCTTTGTGCTGCCCGTACGGGGCGGGGGTGCGCGGCCCATCGGAGCCCCGGCGGGCGCTCGGCCGGACCGTCCGGGCAGCTCGGAACGGGCGATTCATTTATACGATGGCCAAACCGGATAAATCGCCCGAACAGGAGTATCTGGATGTCTGTCGTCAAGAGCACACTGTCCGACGGGGACCGCGGCATCGTCGGGAACGCCCTCCAGGGAGCCCTCGTCGACCTGGTGGATCTCTCCCTCGTCGCGAAGCAGGTGCACTGGAACGTCATCGGTCCGCGCTTCCGCTCCGTACATCTCCAGCTCGACGAGGTGGTCGCCAGCGGACGGCAGCACGCCGACACGGTGGCCGAGCGGGCGGCCGCGATCGGGGTGTCCCCTGACGGGCGGGCGGTCACCGTCGCCAAGACCAGCGGCATCGCCGAGGTCAAGGACGGCTGGATCAAGGACGGCGACGTGGTGCGGGCGATGGTGGAGGCGCTGAGCGCGGTCATCGGCCGGATGCGCGAGCGGATCCTCGCCACCGCGGAGGCGGACCCGGTCAGCCAGGACATTCTCATCGGGCTGACCGCCGACCTGGAGAAGCATCACTGGATGTTCCAGGCCGAGGCCCAGTGACGGACGGCGGAGTGCGCTGAGGCCCGGGCTCTCGGGTGTGCACGACAGGGTCGGCGGCATCCAGGGCCGTTCCGGGGCTTGCGGGGCCGGTTACGCGCCGGAAAAGCCCCGGTGCGCCCTCCCGCCGGGCGCCGGGACCCGTCTAGCGTCGGCCGGAGGAGGCAGCCATGGGGTGGCGTGACTTCGCGGCCCGCGGACCGGCCGGACGGCGTCCGCGTACCGTGCCGGGGCGCCGGATATCCGCGGCCGTCGTCCTCTCCGGGGTCGTCGCCGGGGGGCTGTGGTGGTGGGCCGCGGTCCGGCTGGTGGTGTGGCCGCAGTCGGCGGGGGTGGTCGAGGGGGCCGTGCTGGTGGGCGGCTGGGGGCTCAGTCTGCTGCCGGTGCACTGCGTGCCGCGGGCGAACCGTAAGGACGGTCTCTGTCATCGCGCCATGGCGCGGGCGGCCCGGCGGGTACGGGAGCGCCGGGGGGCGGTCACCAGGGCATGGCGACGCCGCCGTTCGGGCGGAGGACCTGGCCGGTCATGAAGGACGAGGCGTCCGACGCCAGGTGCAGCACGGTGTGGGCGACGTCTTCCGGCTCTCCCACCCTCCCCAGTGGCGACATCCGGATCATCGGGCCCTCCGCCTGCTGCTGCGCCTGTGCGGTGTGGCGGTCGGTCATCGCCGTACGGATCCAGCCCGGGGCGACGGCATTGACGCGGATGCCGTGCCGGCCGACCTCGGTGGCCAGGGTCTTGGTGAGCTGGACGACGGCGGCCTTGGCGGCGCCGTAGGAGAGCAGGCCGGGGGCGCCGGTATCGATCGCGCCGGAGGCCATGTTCACGAGGGAGCCCCGGGTGCCGGTGGCGATCATGGCGCGGGCGGCCTCCTGGCAGCCGTACAGCACGCCTTTGAAGTTGGTGTTCCAGACGCGGTCCAGATCCGTGTCCGCGGTCTCCAGCACGGGGGCGGAGTGCATGATTCCGGCGATATTCGCCATGACGTCGAGGCGGCCGGTGGCGCTGCGGGCGGCGTCGATGACGGCGGCGACCTGCTCGCGCCGGGTGACATCGAGTCGGTGGGCGTGCGCGGAGCCGGCTGCCGCGGTGATGGCCGCGGCGGTCGCCTGTGCGCCCTGTGCGTCGAGGTCGGCGCAGTGGACGGTGGCTCCGGCGTCGGCGAGGAGGGTGGCGGTGGCGCGGCCGATGCCGCTCGCCGCGCCCGTGACGAGCGCGGTGCGGCCCGTGAGGTCGTACGCCGTGAGAGGCATGGGACGAGGGTAGGGAGGGATCTGACGGGGCGTCAATTGTGGTGCGGGGATGCTTCGGTTCAGCCGGTGGGGCGGCTGACCCGTGGGTCCGGCTGGCAGGTGGGGCACCAGTAGGTGACGCGTTCCTCGGCGGTGGGGTCCTGGTCGGCGGTGCGGATACCGGTGCCGCAGCGCAGGCAGGGGCGGCCGGCCCGGCCGTAGACCCACAGCCGTCGGTCGGGGCGGGCGCTGGCCGTGGTGATACGGGCGGGGCGTCGCTTGTTGGCCTCGAGGAGCTTCTTGGCGAGCGTGGGCACGTGTTCCGGGCGGGGGAGTGCTCCTATGGGTAGCCAGGGCGAGGCGTGCAGCAGGAAGCACAGCTCGCATTTGTAGACATTGCCGATGCCGGCGAGATTGCGCTGGTCGAGCAGGGCCTCGCCGAGGGGGCGCTCCGGGGTGGCGAGCAGGCGGCGCAGGGCTTCGGCGGGGTCCCAGTCCGGGCCGAGGAGATCGGGCCCCAGATGGCCGACGACCCGGGGCTCGTCGGCGGTACGCAGCAGATCGAGCACGGGGAGGCGGTAGCCGACGGCGGTGTGGTCCGCGGTGCCGAGGATCGCCCGGATCTGGTGGGCGGGGCCGGCGCGCCAGCGCTCGGCCGGGGCGTAGATCTGCCATGCGCCGTCCATCCGCAGATGGGAGTGGAGGGTCAGACCGCCCTCGAAGCGGGTGAGGAGGTGCTTGCCGCGGGGGAGGACGCCCAGCACCCCGCGGCCGGTCAGATCCACCGTCGCCAGCCGGGGTACGCGCAGATCGCAGCGGGTCAGCGGGCCGCCGGTCAGCGCGTCGTGGAGCCGCTGGGCCAAGCGCCAGACGGTGTCACCTTCGGGCATGCCACCATCATGCCGGGAGCCGGGAGCCGGGAGCCGGGAGCCGGGAGCCGGGAGCCGGGAGCCGGGAGCCGGGAGCCGGGAGCCGGGAGCCTTCGGCCCGTGGGGCGGGTGCTGAGCGGGGGCGCTGCCGTTGTCAGCCGCGCAGGCGCAGGCCCCGGGGGGTGGGGTGGAAGCCGGCGGTCTCCAGGGTGACGGCGTACGGGGAGGTGAGGGCCGCGGTGCCGTTGATGCGTTCGGTGGTGATGGTGCCCAGGGCGCCGGCGCGGGCGGCATCCGTGAGGGCCTCGACGGCCAGCTGGAGGCGGGGGTCCGTGGCGGCCCGGTCCGGTGCGGGGCCGAGCGGCCAGATGAGCAGGGTCTTGCCACCGCGCTCCATGTAGAGCGTCAGCTCGCCGTCGACGAGGACCACCAGGGAGCCCGCCTTGCGGCCGGGCTTGTGGGTCGAGCCCTCGGGCGGCTCGGGCCAGGACAGCGCGGCACCGTAGGCGTTCGCGGGGTCGGCGGCGGCCAGGACCACGGCGCGCTGCGGGCCGCCCCGCCGGGACGGCGCCGGGCCGCTCTCCGGCAGCCCGGCATCGGCGGTGCGCTCCCGCTGGGTGCTGACCGCGCGCAGCCGGTCCACCGCCCCGTCCATCGCGAACTGGGCCGCGCCCAGCCCTTCCACCACATAGCCGCGACGGGCCTGGCCGGACTCCTCGAAGGCGGCCAGTACCCGGTACGCGGCGGAGAACCCGCCCTCGACCCCTTCGGCGGCGACCGCTCCACGGGTGACGACACCGTGCCGGTCCAGGAGTGCACGGGCCAGGGCATGGGCGCGGTGGGTGGGGTCCGGCTCGGTGGTGGGCAGCAGCGACCAGCGGCCACCCACGGTCGGCGGGCCGGAGCGGGAGGCGGTGGGCCGGCCGCCGCGGCCCGCGGCCGCGGTCAGCGAGCCGTACCGGCCCCGGGGGACGGCGCGGCGGGCGCGATGGGCGGTCGATCCTGCCGTACGGCCCGAGCCGAGGAGGGCGCGCAACGGGGCGAGGGTGTCGTTGGTCAGCCGGCCCGACCAGGCCAGGTCCCACAGCGCGTCGGCCAGCTGCGGATCGGTGGCGTCCGGGTGGGTGGTGGCGCGGACCTGGTCGGCGAGCTGGCGGAAGAACAGTCCGTAACCGGGGGCGAGGGCGGTCAGCAACGACTCGTGCAGCGCGGTCAGTTCCAGCGGGAGCGGCGGCGGGAGCAGCAGCGGGGCGGAGTCGGCGAGATGCAGCGAGAGCCAGCCGTCCTTGCCGGGGAGCGCACCGGCGCCGGCCCACAACACCTCACCGGTGGCGGTGAGTTCGTCCAGCAGGGCGGGGGAGTAGCCGCCGACGCGGGACGGCAGCACCAGCTTTTCCAGGGCGGAGGCGGGCACCGGGGCGCCCTGGAGCTGCTCGATGGCGCGCACCAGGCCGTCGATGCCGCGCAGGCTGTGCGAGGCGCCGCCGAGGGGCGCGGACACACCGCTGGCCGTTGCCGGGCGCGGTGCGCCGACGTGCTGCCACTGGGGGAGGAAGGCGGCGAGCGCGGCGGGCGGCACCGGCTCCAGTTCCTCGCGCAGCGCGGCGAGGGAG is part of the Streptomyces platensis genome and harbors:
- the pgsA gene encoding CDP-diacylglycerol--glycerol-3-phosphate 3-phosphatidyltransferase gives rise to the protein MTGVPASAAGGPRTAPVVRQAGLWNIANVLTMLRLVLVPAFVLLLMHDDGTDPVWRVFAWAAFAVAMITDVFDGHLARAYNLVTDFGKIADPIADKAIMGAALICLSVLGDLPWWVTGVILFRELGITLMRFWVIKHGVIPASRGGKIKTLAQGTAVGMYVLVLTGPLATFRWWVMAVAVALTVVTGLDYVRQAVVLRRAGLARERAVRAERDAAR
- a CDS encoding CinA family protein; amino-acid sequence: MSGPGSAAAGALEMLAGRGQSLAVAESLTGGLVAGALTAVPGASRVVRGSVTAYATEVKREVLGVDGTLLAARGAVDGEVARQMASGARRVLGADWGLATTGVAGPDPQDGHPVGTVFVAVQGPDGAGAVRRLSLAGDRDRIRQDTIRAVLALLLSELTENMRAQDTEQHGGNGCLQP
- a CDS encoding helix-turn-helix domain-containing protein, which codes for MILLRRLLGDVLRRQRQRQGRTLREVSSSARVSLGYLSEVERGQKEASSELLSSICDALDVRMSELMREVSDELALAELAASAAASDTVPAPVRPKLNSVSVTSLAGVPEDRVTIKSPADVVDVVAA
- a CDS encoding Dps family protein, with the translated sequence MSVVKSTLSDGDRGIVGNALQGALVDLVDLSLVAKQVHWNVIGPRFRSVHLQLDEVVASGRQHADTVAERAAAIGVSPDGRAVTVAKTSGIAEVKDGWIKDGDVVRAMVEALSAVIGRMRERILATAEADPVSQDILIGLTADLEKHHWMFQAEAQ
- a CDS encoding SDR family NAD(P)-dependent oxidoreductase — translated: MPLTAYDLTGRTALVTGAASGIGRATATLLADAGATVHCADLDAQGAQATAAAITAAAGSAHAHRLDVTRREQVAAVIDAARSATGRLDVMANIAGIMHSAPVLETADTDLDRVWNTNFKGVLYGCQEAARAMIATGTRGSLVNMASGAIDTGAPGLLSYGAAKAAVVQLTKTLATEVGRHGIRVNAVAPGWIRTAMTDRHTAQAQQQAEGPMIRMSPLGRVGEPEDVAHTVLHLASDASSFMTGQVLRPNGGVAMPW
- a CDS encoding Fpg/Nei family DNA glycosylase, producing MPEGDTVWRLAQRLHDALTGGPLTRCDLRVPRLATVDLTGRGVLGVLPRGKHLLTRFEGGLTLHSHLRMDGAWQIYAPAERWRAGPAHQIRAILGTADHTAVGYRLPVLDLLRTADEPRVVGHLGPDLLGPDWDPAEALRRLLATPERPLGEALLDQRNLAGIGNVYKCELCFLLHASPWLPIGALPRPEHVPTLAKKLLEANKRRPARITTASARPDRRLWVYGRAGRPCLRCGTGIRTADQDPTAEERVTYWCPTCQPDPRVSRPTG